The DNA sequence GAGATCCTGCAGGGCACCGACATCCGCATCGCCGGTGAGAGCGCGAAATTCGGAATCTCCGAGGCGAAGTGGAGCCTGTATCCGATGGGCGGATCGGCGGTGCGGTTGGTCCGCCAGATCCCGTACACCATCGCCTGCGATCTGCTGTTGACCGGACGCCACATCACCGCGGCCGAGGCGCTCGAGTACGGGCTGATCGGTCACGTCGTTCCGGACGGCACCGCACTGGACAAGGCGCTCGAGATCGCCGAGGTGATCAACAACAACGGCCCGCTGGCGGTGCAGGCGATCCTGCGGTCGATCCGCGAGACCGAGGGTCTGCACGAGAACGACGCGTTCAAGATCGACACCAAGATCGGTATCGAGGTGTTCCTCTCCGAAGACGCCAAGGAGGGCCCGCGGGCCTTCAAGGAGAAGCGGGCGCCGAACTTCAAGATGAAGTAGGGGTGGTTCCCCGCCGAACGTGCGGTGAATGCGACTTTTCGCCCGATTTCTCGCACTGAGCGCACGCTCGACGCGCTGTCGGTACCCCTCGGCACACTCCCCGCATGGGGGAGCCATTCATCGGCAGTGAGGCCATCGCGTCGGGCGCGCTGACGCCCTACGCGCTGCGCAGTCGTTTCCGCGCGATCTACCCGGACGTCTACGTGCCGCCGGACCTCGAAGTGACAGCGACCCAACGCGCTGAGGCAGCGTGGCTGTGGACGCACCGCCAGGGCGTGGTCGCCGGCCGGTCGGCGGCGGCGATGCACGGCGCGAGATGGGTCGACGCCTCGAAGCCGGCCGAGGTGCTGTGGCCCAACCGCCGCCCGCCGCCCGGCCTGCGGACGTGGTCGGACCGCGTAGGCGACGACGAAGTCGAGATGGTCGACGGTGTCCGGGTCACGACACCGGCCCGCACCGCACTCGACATCGCGGCGCGATACCCGTTCGGCCGGGCGGTCGCGGCGATCGACGCGCTCGCCCGCGCCACACACCTCAAGGTCCCCGATGTCGAACTCCTGGCCGAGCGGTACCGCGGCCGCCGCGGAATCCGCAACGCGCACAACGCCCTCGGCCTCGTCGACCCGGGCGCCGAATCCCCCAGGGAGACGTGGCTGCGGCTACTGGTCGTCCGCAACGGCTTCCCTGCCCCGCAGACCCAGATCCCGGTGTACGACGGATACGGCCAACTCGTCGCCGTCGTGGACATGGGCTGGCAGGACATCAAGGTGGCCCTGGACTACGAAGGCTCCCACCATCTCGGGCCGGACCGGTTCAACAAGGACATCCATCGCCACGAGGCAATCACCGAACTCGGGTGGATCGACATCCGGGTCACCTCACGCGACACCGAGGGCGGCATCATCGCCAGGCTGAGATCCGCATGGCGCCAGCGAGCGTGAGCCCACTGCGAGAAATCCGGCCGAAATTCGCAGTGGGCGCACGTTCGGGGTGAACGTCAGCGGTAGTGGCCGTGGAACACGTAGGGCCGCGGCGCGAACCAGGGGCCGTAGTGCGGCCGCGGGCCGTGGAACGGGTGACCCGGGTGAAACCAGGGACGGTACTCGGCGAATCCGGTGTCCACCGCCGCGACGTGGGCTGCGGACACGGCCGTCGGGGCCGGCACCGCCGCCTGCGCCGCCCCACTCCCCATGCCGACCGTCACGGCGAGCACGCCGCCGCACAGCATCGCACCACCGACCGACCGACGCACACGGTGCGTATGACCGACATTCATGTCTTGCTCCTTCATCGCTGATGAACAGTCGATGACAACAAGCTTCGGCTCCCACCGTGCGGCGGGAGTGGGAAAGGAGTGGGAGGTGGCTGTCAGTCGAGAACGCGCTTGGTCGGCGTGAACACCACCGGCATCGATTCTGGGCCGCTGACGAAGTTCGCCGGGCGCAGCGGCACCGCGGCGTCGTCGGCGAGCCGTAGATCCGGCAACCGTTGCAACACCTTCGTCAGCATCAGCCGAAGCTCCAACCGGGCCAGCTGGTTGCCGAGGCAGAAGTGGGTGCCGAAGCCGAAGGCCACGTGGCTGTTGGGGTTCCGGTCGATGTTGAAGGACTCGGGGCTGTCGAATACAGCTTCGTCGAAGTTCGCCGACTCGAACATCAGCATGATCTTCTCGCCCGAGCGCAACTCCGTGCCGTGGAACTCGGTGTCGGCGGTGAGCGTGCGGCACATGTTCTTCACCGGCGACGTCCAGCGCAGCATCTCCTCGATGGCCCCCGGCAACAGGTCCACGTCGGCGACCAACCGCTCCCACTGATCGCGGTGCCGCAGGATCTGCTCGGTGCCGCCGGACAGCGTGTGCCGTGTCGTCTCGTCGCCGCCGATCAGGATGAGCAGCGTCTCGAACACGATCTCGTCGTCGGTCATCCGCGAACCCTCGACCTCGGCGTTGACGAGCACCGAGAACAGGTCGTCGGTCGGTTCGGCCCGCCGCTTGGCGATGACATCCATCGTGAACGCGGTGTAGGCGGCGAACGTGTCCATCAGCTTCTGGATCACCAGTTCGTCGACGTGCGAACTCAATCCGCACACCAGGTCGTCGGACCAGGTGAGCAGCATCTCGCGCTCCTCGGGCAGCACGCCCAGCATGTCGCCGATCACGGCCATCGGCAGCGGGGCGGCGATGTCGCGGACGAAGTCGCACTCCCCGCGCTCGCACACCGCATCGATCAGCGTGTCGCACAACCGCTCGATCGAGGGCACCTTGTCCATGACCCGCTTACGGGTGAACCCGGAGTTGACGAGTTTGCGCCGCAACAGGTGCGCGGGGTCGTCCATGTCGATCATGTACGGCATCCCGGGCTGGTCGGGCCGGATACCGCCGGTCGACGAGAAGAGCTCGGGGTTGCGCTCCGCGTCCAGCACGGCCTGATACGTGGTGGCCGCCGCCAGCCCGTTGCGGTCGCGGAACACCGGCTGGTTGGCCCGCATCCAGCGGTAGGCCTCACGTGCGGCCGGCCCGTCGGCGTAGAACGTGCCGTCGGTCAGGTCGACGTCCGGTTTGGTGCTCAACGTCTGCGTCATCGAATCTCCTGTGCATCACCGAATGTCATCTCGACATTGGCAGACGCCTGGCTGGCGATGGCCCGTTTCGGTAAACCCAGTGCGGCGAGTTCCCGGGCATAGGGGTGGTCCCCCAGCCGCAGACGCGCCCCGCCGAGCCGCGCCGACATCCCGGTGTTGCGCATCTCCCAGGGGATCTCACGCGTGACGCCGTCGAGACAGCTGTAGGTCCTGAGCACCTGCGGTCGCGCGGTGAGCGCCGACGGGATCGGCACGCCGCGACCGAACTCGATCCCCGCCACGAGTTTGCCGTCGACGGTGACGTCGAAGTCGAACGTCGGCGTCTCGCGGACGCGGAAGTCGGCCATCACCTTCGGGAAGCCCCAGATGCGCCGGCCCGCCTCCAGCGTGAAGGTCTGGTCGACGGGCAGGTGGTGGATGAACGCCGCCGCGGAGGCGAGTGCCCGAGGCCCCTTGGCCGACGAACCCGGCGGGTTCACCATCACCGCCGTGCCGAATTCGTGGTACTGCCCGAGGTCGCCGTCGACGTAGCGCACCAGCATCAGCATGACGACCGTGCGGCCGGGCAGGTATTCGCACACCGGCAGGCCGGAGTAGTCGATCATGCGCTGCGCCGCGGACGCGGCGACGGAGAACATCGCGACGTGGGTGTTGGCTTTACGGATGCGCACCGGCATGGTGAGCACGGTGTCTTGGATCGTGTGTTGCGAGGTGGATGAGCGCTCGCGCGAAGACCCTGAGGCGGTGGTATCCGTCATCCGGTCAATCTAGAACGTGTTCTAGACAACTCGCAAGAAGTGTCTACACGAGGTCGGCGAGCTCGCGGACCTGCTCGGCCGAGCGTGCACTCACGACCATCATCGTCACGCCGGCCGCCTCCCAGACCTTGATCTGCTCGCGGACGTAGTCGGCGTCGCCGACGATCGCGGCGTCGTCGACGAGCTCGTCGGGAATCACCTTGGCCGCCTCGTCCTTGCGGTTGCTGCGGAACAGCTTCGTGACGTCCTCGACCACCTCGGCGTAGCCCATCCGGCGGTAGACGTCGGCGTGGAAGTTGGTGTCCTCGGCGCCCATCCCGCCCATGTAGAGCGCGAGGAACGGCTTCATCATCTCGAACGTCGCGGGCCGGTCGTCGGTGATGACGACCTGGGCGGTCGCGCAGATCTCGAAGTCCTCACGGCTGCGGCGCGCGCCCGGGCGGGCGAAGCCCTCGTCGAGCCAGGAGTTGTAGGTGTCGGCCATGCGCGGGGTGTAGAAGATCGGCAGCCAGCCGTCGCAGATCTCGGCGGCCAGCGCGACGTTCTTCGGACCCTCGGCGCCCAGCATGATCGGGATGTCGGCGCGCAGCGGATGGGTGATCGGCTTGAGCGCCTTGCCCAGCCCGGTGGTGCCCTCACCGGTCAGCGGCAGCGGATAGTGGGGGCCGTCGCTGGTCACCGGCGCCTCGCGCGCCCACACCTGACGCAGGATGTTCACGTACTCGCGGGTGCGCGCCAAGGGTTTGGGGAACTTCTGGCCGTACCACCCCTCCACCACCTGTGGCCCGGACACCCCGAGGCCGAGGATGTGGCGGCCACCGGACAGGTGGTCGAGGGTCAGCGCCGCCATCGCGCAGGCGGTGGGGGTACGCGCCGAGAGCTGGATGACCGACGTGCCCAAACGCATCCGCTGCGTGGCCGAGCCGAGCCATGCCAGCGGGGTGTAGGCGTCCGATCCCCACGCCTCCGCGGTGAAGACGGTGTCGAAGCCCGCCTCCTCGGCCGCCGCGACGAGTTCGGCGTGATTGGTCGGCGGCTGCGCTCCCCAATACCCGAGCTGGAGTCCGAGCTTCATTGCTGTGCCTTCCTCGCCTGTCAGACGGTCCTTGAAACCGTTCTTAGAACCTGTTCTACTCTGTGCTGTGACCGCCAGCCAAAGCAGCCCGGCGCTGATCGAGACGCATGAACCGCCCCTCTCGGCGCCCTTGAAGTTGTCCTTCGACTACACCCGTTCGGTCGGGCCACTGCTCGGCCAGTTCTTCACCGCCCTGCGCGACAGACGCATCGTCGGCGTCCGGGGCTCCGACGGTCGGGTCCACGTGCCGCCGGCCGAATACGACCCGGTGACCTACGAACGGTTGACGGAGATCGTACCGGTGGCCGCCGTCGGAACCGTGGTGTCGTGGACGTGGCAACCACAGCCGCTGGAGGGCCAGCCGCTGCAGCGGCCGTTCGCGTGGGCGCTCATCAAACTCGACGGCGCCGACACCCCACTGCTGCACGCCGTGGATGCAGGTGAGTCCGACAAGATCAGTGCCGGGACGCGGGTGCACGCGCACTGGGTCGACGAACCCGTCGGCGCGATCACCGACATCGCGTACTTCGCACTGGGCGAGGAGGCGGAACCCGAAGGTGAACCCTCCGACAAGGATCCGGTGACGATGCTGGTGGTGCCGAGCGCCATCGAGATCCAGCACACCGCGTCCGCGCCGGAGAGCACGTTCCTGCGCGCCCTGCAGGAGGGCAAGCTGCTCGGTGCCCGCACCGGCAAGGAGGGCAAGCTCTATTTCCCGCCGCGGGAAGCCGATCCGGCCACCGGCCGGCCCACCACCGAGTTCGTCGAGCTGCCGGACAAGGGCACCGTCACGACGTTCGCGATCATCAACATCCCGTTCGCCGGTCAGCGCATCAAGCCGCCCTACGTCGCGGCCTACGTGCTGCTCGACGGCGCCGACATCCCGTTCCTGCATCTGGTCACCGAGATCGAGGCCGACCAGGTGCGGATGGGTATGCGGGTCGAGGCGGTGTGGAAGCCCCGCGAGGAATGGGGCCTGGGCATCGACAACATCAGCCATTTCCGGCCGACGGGTGAGCCCGACGCCGAGTACGACACCTACAAGCACCACCTGTAGAGAGGCTCTTTCCGTGACCGATATTGCAGTGGTGGGCTTCGCGCACGCCCCGCACGTGCGCCGCACCGAGGGCACCACCAACGGCGTCGAGATGCTGATGCCGTGTTTCGCCGAACTCTACGCCGACCTGGGCATCACCAAGGCCGACATCGGCTTCTGGTGTTCCGGGTCGTCGGATTACCTTGCTGGCCGGGCGTTCTCGTTCATCTCCGCGATCGACTCCATAGGCGCCGTGCCGCCGATCAACGAATCGCACGTCGAGATGGACGCCGCCTGGGCGCTCTACGAGGCCTACATCAAGATCCTCACCGGCGAGGTGGAGACCGCGCTGGTGTATGGGTTCGGCAAGTCCAGCGCGGGCACACTGCGCCGCGTGCTTGCGTTGCAGACCGATCCCTACACCGTCGCCCCGCTGTGGCCGGATTCGGTGTCGATGGCGGGCCTGCAGGCACGACTGGGTCTGGACGCCGGCAAGTGGACCGCCGAGCAGATGGCGCAGGTCGCGCTGGATTCGTTCGCGGTCAGTGAGCGCACGGACAGCGAGAAACCGGCGACGAGCGTCGACGAACTGCTCGAACGTCCATATTTCGCCGAACCCCTGCGCCGCCACGACATCGCGCCGATCACCGACGGGGCGTCGGCGATCGTGCTGGCCGCCGGCGACCGGGCCCGTGAGCTGCGCGAGAACCCCGCGTGGATCACCGGTTTCGAGCATCGCATCGAGACGCCGATCCTCGGCGCCCGCGACCTGACCACCTCACCGTCGACCGCCGCGTCCGCGCAGGCGGCCACCGGCGGTGACACCGGCTCCATCGACGTCGCCGAGATCTACGCGCCGTTCACCCACCAGCACCTGATCCTCAAAGAGGCAATCGGCCTGTCGGATGCGACGATGATCAATCCGTCCGGCGGCACACTGGCCGCCAACCCGATGTTCTCGGCCGGCCTGGAGCGGATCGGCTTCGCGGCCCGCCACATCTTCGACGGCTCGGCTCAGCGGGTACTGGCGCACGCCACCAGTGGGCCTGCGCTGCAACAGAATCTGGTAGCGGTCCTCGAGGGACGAAACGGCAAGAACGGCCGATGAGCGCTTGCGCGAAGAGGAGAAGATGATGGCGAAGAACAAGGCAGCCGTGCTGGGCACCGGGCAGACCAAATACGTCGCCAAGCGCCAGGACGTGTCGATGAACGGCCTGGTGCGCGAGGCCATCGACCGGGCGCTGGCCGATTCCGGCATGACGATGGACGACATCGACGCGGTCGTCGTCGGCAAGGCGCCCGACTTCTTCGAGGGCGTCATGATGCCCGAACTGTTCCTCACCGACGCCGTCGGCGCCACCAACAAGCCGCTGATCCGTGTGCACACCGCCGGATCGGTCGGCGGGTCCACCGGCGTGGTGGCGGCGAGCCTGGTGCAGTCCGGCAAGTACCGCCGCGTGCTGGCGATGGCCTGGGAGAAGCAGTCCGAATCGAACGCCATGTGGGCGTTGAGCATTCCGGTGCCGTTCACGAAGCCGGTCGGGGCGGGGGCGGGCGGCTACTTCGCCCCGCACGTGCGCGCCTACATCCGCCGGTCGGGCGCGCCGGAGCACATCGGTGCGATGGTGGCGGTCAAGGACCGGCTCAACGGGGCGAAGAACCCGCTGGCCCACCTGCACCAGCCCGACATCACGTTGGAGAAGGTGCTGGGCTCGCAGATGCTGTGGGATCCGATCCGCTTCGACGAGACCTGCCCGTCATCCGACGGTGCGTGTGCACTGGTGATCGGTGACGAGGAGACCGCCGACCGCCGGGTCGCCGACGGCCATCCGGTGGCGTGGATCCACGCCACCGCGCTGCGCACCGAACCACTCGCCTACGCCGGGCGCGATCAGGTCAATCCGCAGGCCGGCCGCGACGCCGCCAAGGCGCTGTGGGCGGCGGCCGGGATCACCAGCCCGATCGACGAGATCGACGTCGCCGAGATCTATGTCCCGTTCTCGTGGTTCGAGCCGATGTGGTTGGAGAACCTAGGATTCGCCGCCGAGGGTGAGGGCTGGAAGCTCACCGAGGCCGGTGAGACGGCGATCGGCGGGCGGCTTCCGGTCAACCCGTCGGGCGGTGTGTTGTCCTCGAACCCGATCGGCGCGTCCGGCATGATCCGCTTCGCCGAAGCCGCCATCCAGGTGATGGGCAAGGCCGGTGAGCATCAGGTCGAGGGCGCCCGTAAGGCGCTCGGCCACGCCTATGGCGGTGGTTCGCAGTACTACTCGATGTGGGTGGTCAGCTCCGACAAGCAGACCACGTGACGATGAAGTACACGGTCAGCATCGCGATGGGCCCCATCGATCAGTTGGTGGAGCTGGCGAGATGCGCCGAAGAGGTCGGTTTCGACGCGATCGCGCTGCCGGACTCGCTGTTCTACATGGAGAAGCAGGCGGCCGACTATCCGTACACGCCCGACGGCTCGCGGATGTGGAACGCCGACACGCCGTGGGTGGACCCCCTGATCGCCGCCGCGGCGATGGGTGCGGTGACGTCGACGCTGCGGTTCTACACCAACGTGATGAAGCTGGGTTCGCGCAACCCGCTGCTGCTGGCCCGCCAGGTCGGCTCGGTGGCGAACCTGACGAACAACAGGTTCGGATTCGGCGTCGGGATCGGCTGGGCGCCGGAGGAATTCGAGTGGTGCGGGGTGCCGTTCGCGCGGCGCGGCAAGCGGGTCGACGAGATGATCGAGGTGATCAAGCGTGTACTCGCCGGCGGCATGGTCGAGTTCCACGGCGAGTTCTTCGATTTCGACCGGCTGCAGATGAGTCCGGCACCGTCGGAGCCGGTCCCGTTCTACGTCGGCGGGCACACCGATGTCGCGCTCAAGCGCGCGGCGCGCGTGGGTGACGGCTGGACCAGCGCCATGATGACCGGTGCGCAACTCGCCGAGACGATCGGAAAGCTCAACACGTTGCGGGCCGAATTCGGCCGCGAGGGTGAACCGTTCGAGTTCCAGGCGGTGTGCATCGACAAGTTCGGGGTGGACGGCCATCGGGAACTCGCCGAGGCCGGTGTCACCGACAACATCGTGATCCCCTGGCTGTTCGACGGATTGAGCTTCGATGCTCCGCTGGACAAGAAGAAGGACTCGATGAAGCGGTTCGCCGACACCTACATCCGTTCGGGGTGGCAGCAGCGCTAGCCGCTACCGGGCCAGCCGGCTCACCGCGGTCGTGGCGAGTCCGAACACCATGCGCTTACCGCGCTTCGCCGCATCGGCGAGCAGGCGTCGGCCGGGCGCCGTCAACGCCACCTCGTCGCCGACGGCGGCGGCCCCACCGGACTCGACCCAGCAGTAGCTGCCCAGGCACCGGTTCGCCCGGTCGGCGACCGCCCTGGTGATCCTGCGGTCCACGTCCAGGCCGGGTTGCGCCCGGCTCGGCACCACACAGCGGATCGTCGGCATGGTCACCTCGAGCACCGCTGTACCCATCCTCAGGTGTCCGCCCGTCCAGTGGGACTCCGGGAGCCCATCGTGCGTGTCGACCTCGGCCAGAAGCACATTGGGGCGGAAGCGACGGACGTCGACGGAGGCCTCCCCCATCTCGGCGGCGATGGTGCCCAGGCTGGCTCGCGTCATCACGTGGACGGGTGCGAGGTCGACGAACATCCCCGGCGGCGTCGAGTAGCGGGCGAGCAGCGTCAGGTCGGAGAAGCGCATCATCGACAGATCGGGCAGCCTCTCCCCGTCGGCGATCCCGAAGTCGGAGCGCAGTGAGGCGATCGGCGAGTGATTGCGGTCGGTCAAGCCGAGGCGGTGCAGGCTGGTGTCCGACGCCGGCGGCAGCGCGGTCAACCGCACCTCGCGCCCGGCGAGTTCGGACAGTTCGGCGTGGATCGCGGGATCGTCGGAGCGCCGCACCGTGCCGTTGGGGAAGGTGATCTCGACGTCGGGCACCCGTCCGGGACCGGCGTCGCCGGGGACAGGCGCGCAGTAACGGGCGGTCGCGGTCAGCAAGGCCGGCAGCCGGCGCGCGCTCGCGGTGATGTCGCGCTCGACGTCGCGCACCGCCCACAGCCGGTCGCCGTGGACCCCGCGCGGCCCGAACTCCACTCGCTCGACGGGTTCACCACCGAGCGATTTGACGGGATAACGCCACAGCTCCGCCACGTGTCCGACTCGCATCGTCCTACCGTAGGCCGAGAACACGCCGGGAACGACGATTCCCCGACGCAATCCGCGGGTATGGGCGGTACCGGGGTCATCGAAGTGAACACAAGCCGCTGTCACGCAGCGATGAGGTCGTTGTCCGCCGCCGCGCTGGCGGCGTGGACGTGCACGGCGCTGGTCGGCTGCCAAACACCGCCGGCGCCGTCTGGAGGCGGCCAGTCGGTGTCCACCGCCCCACCGTTGACCGCGGCGCCGACCACGTCGCGGACCGAATCAGAAAGCGCCGAAAGCGACGAGGTCGACTACAGCCACCTCCTGCTGACGGCCTCCGACATCAGCGACAACGAGGACGTGTTCGCGGTGCGGTCCACCACGCGGGATCCCGGCGGCCTGCCAGGCGCCAGCGCGCTGTTCGTCAACGCCGACGACACCCGCGCGGTCTCCGACACCATCGCGATCTATCCCGACGCCGCGACCGCGACCAGCACACTGCGCCGGGCCCTGTCCGAGGTGGGCAAGGTCGTCGTCGGCGGCGCTCCGCGTCGGGCGCCGGTCGGCACCGACGGCACGATCGTCGTGGGCACGTCCGCGGACGGTACCAAGGCCGCCACTCTGCTGCTGTTCACCGAAGGTCCGGCGCTGGCCAGGCTGCAATTCGAGAGCGCTCCCGGCGACGTGCCCACCGAGGAGTACGTCATCGCGGTCGGGAAGATGCAGCAGATCGCGCTGCGCACAGGATTGCGGTCGCCGGAATGACGGCTGTTCAGAAGTCCCACGCAGGGGGTATGCCGCAGCTCACGTGCGAATTATTGCGATACCGGCGGGCAAAACTGTAACGTGTTCTAGTTAGAGGGCCAGAACTCGAGGCCAGGACTTTGGAGGCGCCAGGTGACCACCGACACCGCCCACAGCGGCATCCGCGAGATCGACACCGGAACCCTGCCTGACCGTTACGCCAGGGGATGGCACTGCCTCGGCCCGGTGACGGACTACCTCGACGGCAAACCGCACTCCATCGAGGCGTTCGGCACCAAGCTCGTGGTGTTCGCCGATTCGAAGGGCGACGTCAAGATCCTCGACGGCTACTGCCGCCACATGGGTGGTGACCTGTCCCAGGGCACCATCAAGGGCGACGAGGTGGCCTGCCCGTTCCACGACTGGCGCTGGGGCGGCGACGGCAAGTGCAAGCTCGTGCCCTACGCCAAACGGACGCCGCGCTTGGCCCGCACCCGCGCCTGGACCACCGACGTGCGTAGCGGTCTGTTGTTCGTCTGGCACGACCACGAGGGCAACCCGCCCCCGCCGGAGGTCCGCATCCCCGACATCCCGGAGTTCGCCAGCGACGACTGGACCGACTGGCGGTGGAATTCGATCCTGATCGAGGGCGCCAACTGCCGCGAGATCATCGACAACGTCACCGACATGGCGCACTTCTTCTACATCCACTTCGGACTGCCGACGTACTTCAAGAACGTCTTCGAGGGCCACATCGCCAGCCAGTACCTGCACAACGTCGGCCGGCCCGACGTCAACGACATGGGCACCACCTACGGGGAGGCGCACCTCGACTCGGAGGCGTCGTACTTCGGCCCGTCGTTCATGATCAACTGGCTGCACAACAACTACGGCGGATACAAGGCCGAATCCATCCTCATCAACTGCCACTACCCGGTGACGCAGGATTCGTTCGTGCTGCAGTGGGGCGTCATCGTCGAGAAGCCCAAGGGCATGGACGAGAAGATGACCGACAAGCTGTCGCGCACCTTCACCGACGGTGTGAGCAAGGGCTTCCTGCAGGACGTCGAGATCTGGAAGCACAAGACCCGCATCGACAATCCGCTGCTGGTCGAGGAGGACGGCGCGGTCTACCAGCTGCGGCGCTGGTATCAGCAGTTCTACGTCGACGTCGCCGATGTGACGCCCGAGATGACCGACCGCTTCGAGATCGAGGTCGACACCACCGCGGCCAACGAGTACTGGAACAGTGAGGTCGAAGAGAACCTCAAGCGCCGCGAAGCCGAGAAAGCCGAACAGCCGACGTCATGACCTCACCCGAGGAGCAGGACGCCGAGGTCGACCGGTTGGCCCGGTCGATGCTCCTGCTGCACGGCGCCCACGAAGACGACGACCACCACCATCCGGAACCGTCGACCGGTGGCCGCAAGAGCTGGTCGAAGGCGCCGACGTTCCCCGACGACGACCCGCGGGCGGTCGCGGTGCGCGAAGCCACGCGCCGCGACCGCGAACGCTATCTGAACTCCGGTCTGGTGTCGGTGGACTGCCGGTTCTGCCACGTCTCGGTCATGGTCAAGAAGCTCGGGCGTGGACACACGTCGGTGCAGTGGAACTCCGAGGCGTCGCAGCGGTGCGCGCACTTCAGTGAGATCCGCGAGGCCGGCGGGCAGCCGGCGCGCACCAAGGCCTGCCCGAAACTGGCGGACAGCATCAAACACGCGGTGGCGGAGGGCTGTCTGGAGGAGAACTCCACCGCCCCCTCCCCCGGTGACGGCTGAGCGCGTCGTCCGCAGCCTCGGTGTCGTGCTGGCGGTCCTCGTCACCGCCGCGTGCACCTCACAGCAGCCGCTGATCGACGAGACCTTCAGCGGCACAGACGGTCCCGTCGTGACGCAGGACTGGGTGGTCACCAGCGGCTCGTTGTTCCGCGACCACGAGGAAGGCTGGACGGGGGTACCCGACGCAGGCGGGTCGGCGGGCGACACCGGATCGGCGGTGTTCCGGATGGCCGGTACGCGCCGTGATCTCACCGACATCGACATGTCGCTGCGGCTCGACGTGGAGCGGTTGGTCATCACCGAGCGGACACCGGCACGCGCCTACGACGGCGCCCACATCTGGGTGCGCTACCAGTCCGACCGGCAGCTGTACGCAGTCAGCGTGGACCGCCGGGACGCGACGATGGTCATCAAGAAGAAATGCGCGGGAGGCGAATCCAACGGCGGCCGCTACGTCGATCTCGGCGCCGCCGTGCCGGACACGCCGATACCGCTCGGCCGCTGGCAGCAGATCTCGGTCGCGGTCCGCAACCAGCCGGACGGCTCGGTGACGATCTCGGCGGACCGCGATGGCCACACCGTCGAAGCGGTCGACCGGGGTACCGGGTGTCCACCGCTGCGCGAAGGCGGCGTCGGGATCCGCGGTGACAACGCCGAATTGCGGTTCGACGACATCCGCGTGGTCAACACCACCGGCTGAGCCTCGTCAGGGCCGAGCGGGAAGCCCCACACCGCCGCGCACCGTCGGCGAGTCCCGGCCGGCGGTGATCGACAGGTCGGTGAACACCGGCCACGGCGCGGCCTCCGTCATACGTGAGCTGGTCAGCCCGATACCGCCGTAGGCGCCAGGCCCGCCGTCCGACGGAACCGTCAGCCGCACCGAACCGTCGACGACGATGTCGGTCGCGGTGGGCTTCACCGTCATCGACACGGTATGGGAGTCACGGGGTTTCAGCGGCAGTTGCCTGACCACCTTCGGCTTGGCGCCCAGCCCGATCGACACTCTCAGATAGCCGGAGCTCACCTGGGTCGAGATCTCCTCGCCGGTACCGACCCGGGTGACCAGGGCGGCGTTCTCCACCCCGCGCGCGGCCAGTCCCCTCATGGTCGCCGATGCCGTATAGGCCGCCCAGTCCGCAGTGGCCTGGCGGCCGTAGGCGACGCCGATCCATCGGCCGGGGCCACGCATCCTCACCTCGTCGCCGGTGGCGCGCACGGGTGCCGGAGTGTCGTCGCTCATCTCCGTCCACAGGTCGGGGCGTCGGGACG is a window from the Mycolicibacterium litorale genome containing:
- a CDS encoding acetoacetate decarboxylase family protein; this translates as MTDTTASGSSRERSSTSQHTIQDTVLTMPVRIRKANTHVAMFSVAASAAQRMIDYSGLPVCEYLPGRTVVMLMLVRYVDGDLGQYHEFGTAVMVNPPGSSAKGPRALASAAAFIHHLPVDQTFTLEAGRRIWGFPKVMADFRVRETPTFDFDVTVDGKLVAGIEFGRGVPIPSALTARPQVLRTYSCLDGVTREIPWEMRNTGMSARLGGARLRLGDHPYARELAALGLPKRAIASQASANVEMTFGDAQEIR
- a CDS encoding Zn-ribbon domain-containing OB-fold protein → MTASQSSPALIETHEPPLSAPLKLSFDYTRSVGPLLGQFFTALRDRRIVGVRGSDGRVHVPPAEYDPVTYERLTEIVPVAAVGTVVSWTWQPQPLEGQPLQRPFAWALIKLDGADTPLLHAVDAGESDKISAGTRVHAHWVDEPVGAITDIAYFALGEEAEPEGEPSDKDPVTMLVVPSAIEIQHTASAPESTFLRALQEGKLLGARTGKEGKLYFPPREADPATGRPTTEFVELPDKGTVTTFAIINIPFAGQRIKPPYVAAYVLLDGADIPFLHLVTEIEADQVRMGMRVEAVWKPREEWGLGIDNISHFRPTGEPDAEYDTYKHHL
- a CDS encoding cytochrome P450, with translation MTQTLSTKPDVDLTDGTFYADGPAAREAYRWMRANQPVFRDRNGLAAATTYQAVLDAERNPELFSSTGGIRPDQPGMPYMIDMDDPAHLLRRKLVNSGFTRKRVMDKVPSIERLCDTLIDAVCERGECDFVRDIAAPLPMAVIGDMLGVLPEEREMLLTWSDDLVCGLSSHVDELVIQKLMDTFAAYTAFTMDVIAKRRAEPTDDLFSVLVNAEVEGSRMTDDEIVFETLLILIGGDETTRHTLSGGTEQILRHRDQWERLVADVDLLPGAIEEMLRWTSPVKNMCRTLTADTEFHGTELRSGEKIMLMFESANFDEAVFDSPESFNIDRNPNSHVAFGFGTHFCLGNQLARLELRLMLTKVLQRLPDLRLADDAAVPLRPANFVSGPESMPVVFTPTKRVLD
- a CDS encoding crotonase/enoyl-CoA hydratase family protein, with the translated sequence MTEPEKGPDALVEQRGHTLVVTLNRPEARNALSTEMLSIMVEAWDRVDSDPEIRSCILTGAGGYFCAGMDLKAATAKPPGDSFKDGSYDPSRIDGLLKGRRLTKPLIAAVEGPAIAGGTEILQGTDIRIAGESAKFGISEAKWSLYPMGGSAVRLVRQIPYTIACDLLLTGRHITAAEALEYGLIGHVVPDGTALDKALEIAEVINNNGPLAVQAILRSIRETEGLHENDAFKIDTKIGIEVFLSEDAKEGPRAFKEKRAPNFKMK
- a CDS encoding type IV toxin-antitoxin system AbiEi family antitoxin; its protein translation is MGEPFIGSEAIASGALTPYALRSRFRAIYPDVYVPPDLEVTATQRAEAAWLWTHRQGVVAGRSAAAMHGARWVDASKPAEVLWPNRRPPPGLRTWSDRVGDDEVEMVDGVRVTTPARTALDIAARYPFGRAVAAIDALARATHLKVPDVELLAERYRGRRGIRNAHNALGLVDPGAESPRETWLRLLVVRNGFPAPQTQIPVYDGYGQLVAVVDMGWQDIKVALDYEGSHHLGPDRFNKDIHRHEAITELGWIDIRVTSRDTEGGIIARLRSAWRQRA
- a CDS encoding LLM class F420-dependent oxidoreductase, whose amino-acid sequence is MKLGLQLGYWGAQPPTNHAELVAAAEEAGFDTVFTAEAWGSDAYTPLAWLGSATQRMRLGTSVIQLSARTPTACAMAALTLDHLSGGRHILGLGVSGPQVVEGWYGQKFPKPLARTREYVNILRQVWAREAPVTSDGPHYPLPLTGEGTTGLGKALKPITHPLRADIPIMLGAEGPKNVALAAEICDGWLPIFYTPRMADTYNSWLDEGFARPGARRSREDFEICATAQVVITDDRPATFEMMKPFLALYMGGMGAEDTNFHADVYRRMGYAEVVEDVTKLFRSNRKDEAAKVIPDELVDDAAIVGDADYVREQIKVWEAAGVTMMVVSARSAEQVRELADLV